A window from Citrobacter amalonaticus encodes these proteins:
- a CDS encoding C40 family peptidase: MARINRLSLTLCALLFTTIPFMPMAHASKQARDTAGLTDSKKTSNKKKSTATAKKTNKTNQKTARKTTSKTSTKTASSSKKKITASAKTSKTASRKSKTVAAKKTAAVSWSEKCTPRKGHKPTCVKVKNTASGKIADAHKVKVQKATSTAMNKLMSQIGKPYRWGGTSPRTGFDCSGLVYYAYKDLVKFRIPRTANEMYHLRDAAPIDRGELKNGDLVFFRTQGRGTADHVGVYVGNGKFIQSPRSGQEIQITSLSEDYWQRHYVGARRVMTPKTIR, encoded by the coding sequence GTGGCGCGGATAAACCGACTTTCCCTCACGCTCTGTGCTTTGCTATTTACAACGATTCCCTTTATGCCGATGGCACATGCGTCCAAGCAAGCCAGGGATACGGCTGGTCTTACGGATAGTAAGAAAACCAGCAACAAAAAGAAAAGTACGGCAACAGCAAAAAAAACGAATAAAACCAATCAAAAAACCGCCAGGAAAACGACCAGCAAAACCAGCACGAAAACCGCCTCTTCTTCTAAGAAAAAAATCACCGCCTCTGCCAAAACCAGCAAAACAGCCAGTCGCAAAAGTAAAACCGTCGCTGCGAAAAAGACAGCCGCTGTCAGCTGGAGTGAAAAGTGCACCCCGCGTAAAGGACACAAGCCGACGTGTGTGAAAGTGAAGAACACGGCGTCAGGAAAGATTGCGGATGCCCATAAAGTGAAAGTGCAAAAAGCGACCAGCACGGCGATGAACAAATTAATGAGTCAGATTGGCAAGCCGTACCGCTGGGGTGGTACGTCTCCGCGCACCGGTTTCGATTGCAGCGGTCTGGTTTATTACGCTTATAAAGATCTGGTTAAATTCCGTATTCCGCGCACAGCAAATGAAATGTATCACCTGCGTGATGCCGCACCGATTGATCGTGGGGAATTGAAAAATGGCGATCTGGTGTTCTTCCGCACTCAGGGACGTGGTACTGCCGATCACGTCGGCGTTTATGTCGGCAACGGCAAATTTATTCAGTCACCGCGCAGCGGTCAGGAAATCCAGATCACATCGCTCAGCGAAGATTACTGGCAACGCCACTATGTCGGCGCTCGCCGGGTCATGACGCCCAAAACTATTCGTTAA
- the grxD gene encoding monothiol glutaredoxin 4, with protein sequence MSTTIEKIQRQIAENPILLYMKGSPKLPSCGFSAQAVQALSACGERFAYVDILQNPDIRAELPKYANWPTFPQLWVDGELVGGCDILIEMYQRGELQQLIKETAAKYKSEESDAE encoded by the coding sequence ATGAGCACCACTATCGAAAAAATCCAGCGCCAGATCGCTGAAAACCCGATTCTCCTGTATATGAAAGGTTCTCCAAAACTGCCAAGCTGCGGCTTCTCCGCCCAGGCTGTGCAGGCACTTTCCGCCTGTGGTGAGCGTTTTGCCTATGTGGATATTCTGCAAAACCCGGATATTCGCGCAGAACTGCCAAAATATGCAAACTGGCCGACCTTCCCACAGCTGTGGGTTGATGGTGAACTGGTTGGCGGCTGCGACATTTTGATCGAAATGTACCAGCGCGGCGAACTGCAGCAGTTGATCAAAGAGACCGCTGCAAAATACAAATCTGAAGAATCAGACGCTGAGTAA
- a CDS encoding MFS transporter, which yields MKINYPLLALAIGAFGIGTTEFSPMGLLPVIARGVDVSIPAAGMLISAYAVGVMVGAPLMTLLLSHRGRRNALIFLMAIFTLGNVLSAISPDYTTLMLSRILTSLNHGAFFGLGSVVAASVVPKHKQASAVATMFMGLTIANIGGVPAATWLGETIGWRMSFMATAGLGVISMLSLFLSLPKGGAGARPEVKKELAVLMRPQVLSALLTTVLGAGAMFTLYTYISPVLQSITHATPAFVTGMLVLIGVGFSIGNYLGGKLADRSVNGTLKGFLLLLMVIMLAIPFLAQNELGAAVSMVVWGAATFAVVPPLQMRVMRVAHEAPGLSSSVNIGAFNLGNALGAAAGGAVISGGLGYSFVPVMGAIVAGMALLLVFVSARKQPEQVCVAS from the coding sequence ATGAAAATCAATTATCCGTTACTGGCGCTGGCCATTGGTGCGTTTGGCATCGGCACCACCGAATTCTCGCCAATGGGATTGCTGCCCGTCATCGCGCGTGGCGTTGATGTGTCTATTCCCGCGGCAGGTATGCTGATTAGTGCCTATGCGGTTGGCGTGATGGTCGGCGCGCCGTTGATGACGCTGTTGCTGTCACATCGCGGACGCCGTAATGCGCTCATTTTTCTGATGGCTATCTTTACGCTCGGTAACGTGCTCTCGGCGATTTCGCCGGATTACACCACGCTGATGTTGTCACGTATTTTAACCAGCCTTAACCACGGCGCATTCTTCGGCCTGGGCTCGGTGGTGGCGGCAAGCGTGGTGCCGAAGCACAAGCAGGCGAGCGCCGTTGCGACCATGTTTATGGGGCTGACCATCGCCAATATCGGCGGTGTGCCGGCGGCGACCTGGCTGGGTGAAACCATCGGCTGGCGGATGTCGTTTATGGCGACAGCGGGGCTGGGCGTTATCTCGATGTTGAGTCTCTTCTTATCATTGCCAAAAGGCGGTGCCGGGGCGCGCCCGGAAGTGAAAAAAGAGCTGGCGGTGCTGATGCGTCCTCAGGTGCTCTCCGCGCTACTGACTACCGTACTGGGAGCGGGCGCCATGTTCACGCTCTATACCTATATTTCGCCTGTTCTGCAAAGCATCACCCATGCGACACCGGCCTTTGTGACCGGGATGCTGGTTCTGATCGGTGTGGGCTTCTCCATTGGCAACTACCTCGGAGGGAAACTGGCCGATCGCTCGGTTAATGGCACGCTGAAGGGCTTTTTGCTGCTGCTAATGGTAATTATGCTGGCGATCCCTTTCCTGGCGCAGAATGAACTGGGCGCGGCGGTCAGCATGGTGGTCTGGGGGGCGGCAACCTTTGCGGTCGTCCCTCCGTTACAAATGCGCGTCATGCGTGTGGCTCATGAAGCGCCGGGTCTCTCATCTTCCGTGAACATTGGCGCGTTTAACCTTGGAAATGCGCTGGGCGCTGCGGCTGGCGGGGCCGTCATTTCAGGCGGATTAGGCTACAGCTTTGTTCCTGTGATGGGGGCGATTGTGGCGGGTATGGCGCTGTTGCTGGTGTTTGTCTCGGCGAGAAAACAACCTGAACAGGTGTGCGTCGCCAGTTAA
- the purR gene encoding HTH-type transcriptional repressor PurR yields MATIKDVAKRANVSTTTVSHVINKTRFVAEETRNAVWAAIKELHYSPSAVARSLKVNHTKSIGLLATSSEAPYFAEIIEAVEKNCFQKGYTLILGNVWNNLEKQRAYLSMMAQKRVDGLLVMCSEYPDPLLSMLEEYRHIPMVVMDWGEAKADFTDTVIDNAFEGGYMAGRYLVERGHREIGVIPGLMERNTGAGRLAGFMKAMDEALIKVPENWIVQGDFEPESGYRAMQQILSQAHRPTAVFCGGDVMAMGALCAADEMGLRVPQDVSLIGYDNVRNARFFTPALTTIHQPKDSLGETAFNMLLDRIVNKREESQSIEVHPRLVERRSVADGPFRDYRR; encoded by the coding sequence ATGGCAACAATTAAAGATGTAGCGAAGCGCGCAAACGTTTCCACTACAACCGTGTCACACGTAATTAACAAAACGCGTTTCGTCGCTGAAGAAACACGCAATGCAGTGTGGGCGGCAATCAAAGAATTGCACTATTCCCCCAGCGCGGTTGCCCGTAGCCTGAAAGTTAACCATACCAAATCTATCGGTTTGCTGGCGACGAGCAGCGAAGCCCCCTATTTTGCTGAAATTATTGAAGCGGTTGAGAAGAACTGCTTCCAGAAGGGCTATACCCTGATCCTCGGCAACGTCTGGAACAACCTGGAAAAGCAGCGTGCCTATCTGTCGATGATGGCGCAAAAACGCGTTGATGGCCTGCTGGTAATGTGTTCCGAATACCCCGATCCCCTGCTCTCGATGCTGGAAGAATATCGTCATATCCCAATGGTGGTGATGGACTGGGGCGAAGCCAAAGCCGACTTCACTGATACGGTGATTGATAACGCCTTCGAGGGCGGCTACATGGCAGGCCGTTACCTCGTCGAGCGAGGGCATCGCGAAATTGGCGTGATCCCAGGACTGATGGAGCGTAACACCGGCGCAGGCCGTTTGGCCGGATTTATGAAAGCGATGGATGAAGCGCTGATTAAAGTGCCTGAAAACTGGATTGTTCAAGGCGACTTCGAGCCGGAATCCGGCTACCGCGCCATGCAGCAAATTCTGTCGCAGGCGCATCGCCCAACGGCGGTCTTCTGTGGCGGCGATGTCATGGCGATGGGCGCCCTTTGCGCCGCTGATGAGATGGGTCTGCGCGTCCCGCAGGACGTGTCGCTGATAGGCTACGACAACGTGCGCAACGCCCGCTTCTTTACACCAGCGTTGACCACCATCCACCAGCCGAAAGATTCACTGGGTGAGACGGCCTTTAATATGTTACTGGACCGTATCGTCAATAAACGCGAAGAGTCGCAGTCTATTGAAGTCCACCCGCGCCTGGTGGAGCGCCGCTCCGTGGCGGATGGCCCGTTCCGCGACTACCGTCGTTAA
- the rnt gene encoding ribonuclease T — protein sequence MSDNAQLTGLCDRFRGFYPVVIDVETAGFNARTDALLEIAAITLKMDEQGWLMPDSTLQFHVEPFEGANLQPEALAFNGIDPSNPLRGAVSEYDALHAIFKMVRKGIKDSGCSRAIMVAHNATFDHSFMMAAAERASLKRNPFHPFVTFDTAALSGLALGQTVLSKACLAAGMEFDGTQAHSALYDTERTAVLFCEIVNRWKRLGGWPLPLPEEA from the coding sequence ATGTCCGATAACGCTCAACTTACCGGTCTGTGCGACCGTTTTCGTGGTTTCTATCCTGTCGTCATTGATGTTGAAACGGCCGGATTTAACGCCAGAACCGATGCGCTGCTTGAAATAGCTGCCATCACGCTGAAAATGGATGAACAAGGCTGGCTGATGCCGGACAGCACGCTGCAATTCCACGTAGAACCGTTTGAAGGCGCAAATTTGCAGCCTGAAGCACTGGCGTTTAACGGTATCGATCCATCCAACCCGCTGCGTGGCGCGGTGAGTGAATATGACGCCCTGCACGCCATTTTCAAAATGGTCCGCAAAGGCATTAAAGACAGCGGTTGCAGTCGCGCCATTATGGTCGCCCATAATGCAACGTTCGATCATAGCTTTATGATGGCTGCCGCTGAGCGTGCGTCGCTCAAACGCAACCCGTTCCATCCGTTCGTGACGTTTGATACTGCCGCCCTGAGCGGACTGGCTCTGGGACAAACGGTGCTCTCCAAAGCGTGTCTGGCGGCTGGCATGGAGTTTGACGGTACCCAGGCGCACTCAGCGCTGTACGATACCGAGCGCACCGCCGTGCTGTTTTGCGAGATAGTCAACCGCTGGAAGCGTCTCGGCGGTTGGCCGTTACCGCTACCTGAAGAAGCCTGA
- the sodB gene encoding superoxide dismutase [Fe], which translates to MSFELPALPYAKDALAPHISAETLEYHYGKHHQTYVTNLNNLIKGTAFEGKSLEEIVRSSEGGVFNNAAQVWNHTFYWNCLAPNAGGEPTGELADAIAASFGSFAEFKAQFTDAAIKNFGSGWTWLVKGKEGKLAIVSTSNAGTPLTTDATPLMTVDVWEHAYYIDYRNARPGYLEHFWALVNWEFVAKNFAA; encoded by the coding sequence ATGTCGTTCGAATTACCTGCACTACCGTATGCCAAAGATGCGCTTGCGCCGCACATTTCCGCCGAGACGCTGGAATATCACTATGGCAAACACCATCAGACCTATGTCACCAACCTGAACAACCTGATCAAAGGAACCGCCTTTGAAGGGAAATCACTGGAAGAGATCGTACGCAGTTCAGAAGGCGGCGTGTTCAATAACGCTGCTCAGGTCTGGAACCACACGTTCTACTGGAACTGCCTGGCACCGAATGCTGGTGGCGAGCCAACCGGCGAACTGGCTGACGCGATTGCCGCCTCTTTCGGCAGCTTTGCCGAGTTCAAAGCGCAATTTACCGACGCGGCGATCAAAAACTTCGGCTCTGGCTGGACCTGGCTGGTTAAAGGAAAAGAGGGCAAGCTGGCTATCGTTTCAACCTCCAACGCTGGCACGCCGTTGACCACCGACGCCACGCCGTTGATGACCGTCGACGTATGGGAGCATGCGTACTACATTGACTACCGCAATGCGCGTCCTGGCTACCTGGAACACTTTTGGGCGCTGGTAAACTGGGAGTTTGTAGCGAAGAACTTCGCCGCGTAA
- the gloA gene encoding lactoylglutathione lyase — protein MRLLHTMLRVGDLQRSIDFYTKVLGMKLLRTSENTEYKYSLAFVGYGEESDEAVIELTYNWGVDKYELGTAYGHIALSVDNAAEACERIRQNGGNVTREAGPVKGGMTVIAFVEDPDGYKIELIEEKDAGKGLGN, from the coding sequence ATGCGTTTACTTCATACGATGCTGCGCGTTGGCGATCTTCAACGTTCTATTGATTTTTACACTAAAGTGCTCGGCATGAAGCTGCTGCGCACCAGTGAAAACACTGAATACAAATACTCACTGGCATTTGTCGGTTACGGCGAAGAAAGTGACGAAGCGGTGATTGAACTGACCTATAACTGGGGCGTTGACAAATACGAGCTGGGTACGGCTTATGGTCATATCGCCCTGAGCGTCGATAACGCGGCTGAAGCCTGTGAGCGCATTCGTCAGAATGGCGGTAACGTCACTCGTGAAGCTGGTCCGGTTAAAGGCGGCATGACCGTGATCGCTTTTGTTGAAGATCCGGACGGTTACAAAATTGAGCTGATCGAAGAGAAGGACGCCGGGAAAGGTCTCGGTAACTGA
- a CDS encoding ATP-dependent helicase, with translation MSAKNAPPPLPDIFSPATRDWFTSAFQHPTPVQSQTWAVTAANQHALVIAPTGSGKTLAAFLYALDSLFREGEAAHATSSSDKEKKVTRILYISPIKALGTDVQRNLQIPLLGISEERKKSGAPEVAIRVGIRTGDTSPQERAKLSRHPPDILITTPESLYLMLTSRARETLRGVETVIVDEVHAVAGTKRGAHLALSLERLDALLATSAQRIGLSATVRSVTAVAAFLGGDRPVTVINPPSTRHPDIHIVAPAANLDDVLADNSDSGEAIHKGREGSIWPRIEAGILDQILSHRSTIVFTNSRGLAEKLTARLNELYLSRRQALPQPQAEPVHFDSLTGSTSNRAQDAAEYIARSHHGSVSKEQRAVTEHALKSGELRCVVATSSLELGIDMGAVDLVIQVATPLSVASGLQRIGRASHQVGGVSKGLFYPRTRRDLIDSAVIVECMYAGQLETLTPPRNPLDILAQQTVAAVSMDPLNVDDWYALVRRASPWQDLPRSAFDATLDMLAGRYPSGDFAVFRPRIIWNRETGLLTARPGAQLLAVTSGGTIPDRGMFSVLLPEGDEQAGSRRVGELDEEMVYESRVNDIITLGATSWRIQQITRDQVIVVPAPGRSARLPFWRGEGVGRPAELGERIGDFIHTMSDDNAERRLSPRLRDDNVLSNIKGLIDDQKNATGVLPWSRHLVLERCRDEMGDWRVILHSPYGRRVHAPWALAIAGRLHAQWGADASIVASDDGIVARIPDSDGKLPDAAIFLFEPEKLLRIVREAVSSTALFAARFRECAARALLMPGRTPGRRSPLWQQRLRASQLLEIAAGYPDFPIILETARECLQDVYDLDALEQVIRRLNTGEIQISEVTTPTPSPFATDLLFGYVAEFMYATDAPLAERRASVLALDSELLGNLLGQGDPLELLDPEIIRQVEDELQRRAAGRKAQGMEGVYDLLRELGPMSVDEIAARHEGTLADIRTWLDELSAEKRIFPVVIADTAQMACTDDAARLRDALGIRLPATISPAWLHPVNAPLRDLFLRFSRTHTLFTRTQIAQTFGLGVAVAGDQLRQLRDEGVLIPLRASTSATPDEASTWVNEDVFHRLRIRSLHAAREATRPVPATSYTRLLLERQGLISSADGSPARLPSSSTGTLEGSDGVTRVIEQLAGVGLPASLWESQIFPARVRDYSPDMLDELLATGEVIWSGQKKLGDDDGRVVLHLRDYLAETLSPPSGDSEAISDLQRAILDVLSGGGAWFAQQLSALIQTRAADAGGDEWLTPATLHEALWGLVWQGYITTDIWAPLRGLTRTVAASRQPSRRSPRMRRGRPAYAAPRLSSIAVPVSYTTPALAGRWSLLPRETLNDTERMLACAENMLDRYGVIGRQAVIAENVPGGFPAMQTLCRSMEDSGRILRGRFVEGMGGAQFAERDTVDRLRDLTSSTSEQQAFTAVALSANDPANPWGTLLPWPTHPSSLVPGRRNGAFVVISAGQLRLYLAQGGKKMMIWTENEEMPSPEIFRALASALRREPRLRFTLSEVNDKPVRQTPIFTLLREVGFSSSPQGLDWG, from the coding sequence ATGTCAGCAAAAAATGCGCCGCCTCCGCTGCCGGATATTTTCTCACCGGCAACCCGCGACTGGTTTACCTCGGCATTTCAGCATCCTACGCCGGTACAGTCGCAAACGTGGGCCGTGACCGCCGCGAATCAGCACGCGCTGGTGATCGCCCCGACCGGTTCGGGGAAAACCCTTGCCGCGTTTCTCTATGCCCTGGATAGCCTGTTTCGTGAAGGCGAGGCAGCGCACGCCACCTCCTCCTCCGACAAAGAAAAGAAAGTCACCCGAATCCTCTATATTTCCCCGATAAAAGCCCTGGGTACGGATGTCCAGCGCAACCTGCAAATTCCCCTGCTGGGGATTAGCGAAGAACGGAAGAAATCCGGCGCGCCAGAGGTGGCTATTCGGGTTGGGATCCGCACCGGCGATACGTCGCCTCAGGAGCGTGCGAAGCTGAGTCGTCATCCGCCCGATATTCTGATCACCACGCCGGAGTCGCTTTATCTGATGCTCACCTCCCGCGCCAGAGAGACGCTGCGCGGCGTTGAAACGGTGATCGTCGATGAAGTACATGCGGTAGCTGGCACAAAACGCGGCGCGCATCTCGCGCTGAGTCTCGAACGGCTGGATGCGCTTCTGGCAACGTCGGCGCAGCGCATTGGTTTGTCGGCGACCGTGCGTTCGGTTACAGCCGTTGCCGCTTTTCTGGGCGGCGATCGTCCGGTTACCGTTATCAATCCGCCTTCTACCCGTCACCCGGATATCCACATCGTCGCTCCAGCCGCCAATCTTGATGACGTCTTAGCGGACAATAGCGACAGCGGCGAGGCCATTCACAAGGGGCGAGAAGGTTCCATCTGGCCGCGCATTGAAGCCGGTATTCTCGATCAAATCCTTAGCCATCGTTCCACCATTGTTTTCACCAACTCGCGTGGGCTGGCGGAAAAGCTGACGGCCCGCCTGAACGAGCTGTATCTCTCGCGACGACAAGCGTTGCCCCAACCGCAGGCAGAGCCGGTGCACTTTGACTCGCTAACCGGGTCCACCAGTAACCGGGCGCAGGACGCCGCAGAATACATTGCCCGTTCGCATCATGGTTCGGTGTCCAAAGAACAGCGCGCCGTCACCGAGCATGCGCTGAAATCCGGCGAACTTCGCTGCGTGGTGGCGACCTCCAGTCTGGAACTGGGGATCGACATGGGGGCGGTTGATCTGGTGATTCAGGTGGCGACGCCCCTTTCTGTCGCCAGCGGCCTGCAGCGCATCGGGCGCGCCAGTCACCAGGTCGGCGGGGTATCAAAGGGGCTGTTCTACCCCAGAACCCGTCGGGATCTGATTGACTCTGCCGTCATCGTCGAGTGTATGTACGCCGGACAACTGGAAACGCTGACGCCGCCACGCAACCCGCTGGATATTCTGGCGCAGCAAACCGTTGCTGCCGTATCAATGGATCCACTCAATGTTGATGACTGGTATGCCCTCGTCCGCCGGGCTTCACCGTGGCAGGATTTGCCGAGAAGCGCATTTGACGCCACGCTGGATATGCTGGCAGGGCGCTATCCCTCCGGCGATTTTGCCGTCTTCCGACCGCGCATAATCTGGAACCGCGAAACCGGGTTATTAACGGCCCGTCCTGGCGCGCAGCTTCTGGCGGTAACCAGCGGCGGTACCATTCCGGACCGCGGCATGTTCAGCGTGCTGCTTCCCGAAGGGGATGAACAAGCCGGATCGCGTCGCGTAGGCGAACTGGATGAAGAAATGGTGTACGAGTCACGCGTCAACGACATCATCACGCTGGGTGCTACCTCGTGGCGAATTCAACAAATCACCCGCGATCAGGTTATCGTTGTCCCCGCGCCCGGACGCTCGGCCAGACTGCCGTTCTGGCGCGGCGAAGGCGTCGGGCGCCCGGCGGAACTGGGAGAACGCATTGGTGATTTTATCCATACGATGTCCGATGACAACGCAGAACGCCGGCTCTCACCCCGACTGCGCGATGACAATGTTCTGTCGAATATCAAAGGGTTAATTGACGATCAAAAAAATGCTACGGGCGTGCTCCCCTGGAGTCGTCATCTGGTGCTTGAGCGCTGTCGCGATGAAATGGGTGACTGGCGGGTTATTCTGCATTCCCCTTATGGTCGTCGGGTACACGCGCCCTGGGCGCTGGCGATTGCCGGACGCCTCCATGCGCAGTGGGGGGCTGACGCGTCGATTGTTGCCAGTGATGATGGGATTGTCGCGCGCATACCGGACAGCGACGGGAAACTGCCCGATGCCGCTATTTTCCTGTTTGAACCGGAAAAACTGCTGCGCATTGTCCGGGAGGCCGTCAGCAGTACGGCACTGTTTGCTGCCCGCTTCAGAGAATGCGCCGCCCGCGCCCTGCTGATGCCGGGCCGCACGCCAGGGCGTCGTTCGCCGCTCTGGCAGCAACGCCTGCGCGCCAGTCAGCTTCTGGAAATCGCGGCGGGCTATCCTGATTTCCCCATTATTCTGGAAACGGCTCGTGAGTGCCTGCAGGACGTTTACGATCTCGACGCACTTGAGCAGGTCATACGCCGGTTGAACACCGGCGAGATCCAGATTTCTGAAGTGACCACGCCAACCCCCTCACCCTTCGCCACCGATCTACTCTTCGGCTACGTCGCGGAATTTATGTACGCCACCGACGCGCCGCTGGCGGAACGTCGGGCTTCGGTACTGGCGCTGGACAGCGAACTGCTGGGCAACCTGTTAGGCCAGGGCGATCCACTGGAGTTGCTTGACCCGGAAATTATCCGCCAGGTTGAAGATGAACTTCAGCGGCGGGCGGCGGGCAGGAAAGCCCAGGGGATGGAAGGCGTTTACGATTTACTGCGCGAACTGGGACCAATGAGCGTCGACGAAATTGCCGCCAGACACGAAGGAACGCTCGCTGACATCAGGACATGGCTTGATGAGCTGTCCGCTGAAAAACGTATTTTCCCGGTCGTTATCGCGGACACGGCGCAGATGGCCTGCACGGACGATGCAGCCAGACTTCGTGACGCGCTGGGTATTCGCCTGCCTGCGACGATTTCACCGGCGTGGCTGCATCCGGTGAACGCGCCGCTGCGCGATCTTTTCCTACGCTTCAGCCGTACCCACACGTTGTTTACTCGCACCCAGATTGCGCAGACGTTCGGGTTGGGGGTAGCCGTCGCCGGCGATCAACTGCGTCAATTGCGCGATGAGGGTGTCCTCATTCCGTTGCGTGCCAGTACTTCTGCCACGCCTGACGAAGCGTCAACGTGGGTGAATGAGGACGTATTTCATCGTCTTCGCATCCGCTCGCTGCATGCGGCAAGAGAGGCAACCCGTCCGGTTCCGGCAACGAGCTACACCCGACTGTTGCTGGAGCGTCAGGGACTTATTTCATCCGCCGACGGCAGCCCTGCGCGCCTTCCGTCCTCCTCCACGGGTACGCTGGAAGGAAGTGACGGCGTCACGCGTGTTATTGAACAACTGGCCGGAGTCGGCCTGCCTGCCTCGTTGTGGGAAAGCCAGATTTTCCCTGCTCGTGTCCGTGATTATTCACCGGATATGCTCGATGAGTTGCTGGCGACGGGTGAAGTCATCTGGTCAGGACAAAAGAAACTGGGCGACGATGATGGACGGGTGGTACTGCATTTACGGGATTACCTGGCAGAAACGCTTTCCCCGCCATCCGGTGACAGCGAGGCGATTTCAGACTTACAGCGCGCAATTTTGGACGTTCTTTCTGGTGGTGGCGCATGGTTTGCGCAGCAACTTAGCGCGTTGATTCAGACGCGTGCGGCAGACGCTGGCGGTGACGAGTGGTTAACGCCAGCCACGCTGCATGAGGCACTTTGGGGTCTGGTCTGGCAAGGGTATATCACGACCGATATCTGGGCTCCGCTGCGTGGCCTGACGCGTACTGTCGCCGCATCGCGCCAGCCGTCACGACGTTCGCCGCGTATGCGTCGTGGACGCCCGGCTTATGCCGCGCCGCGCCTCTCGTCCATCGCTGTACCGGTTTCTTACACCACGCCTGCGCTGGCCGGTCGCTGGTCGCTGCTGCCGCGAGAGACGTTGAATGATACTGAAAGGATGCTGGCCTGTGCCGAGAATATGCTCGATCGCTACGGCGTAATTGGTCGCCAGGCCGTGATTGCCGAGAATGTGCCTGGCGGCTTTCCCGCCATGCAGACGCTGTGCCGAAGCATGGAAGATTCTGGGCGAATTCTGCGTGGGCGGTTCGTGGAGGGAATGGGCGGCGCACAGTTTGCCGAGCGGGACACTGTCGATCGTCTTCGCGATCTGACGTCGTCGACGTCTGAACAACAGGCGTTTACGGCGGTGGCGCTATCTGCGAACGATCCCGCTAATCCCTGGGGAACGCTACTACCGTGGCCGACGCATCCGTCATCTCTGGTCCCCGGGCGGCGTAACGGCGCGTTTGTCGTGATTTCCGCTGGACAGTTGCGGCTGTACCTTGCTCAGGGAGGAAAAAAGATGATGATCTGGACAGAAAATGAGGAAATGCCTTCGCCGGAGATTTTCAGGGCGCTGGCGAGCGCCTTACGCCGTGAACCGCGACTGCGTTTCACACTGTCGGAAGTTAACGATAAACCGGTACGGCAAACCCCTATCTTTACCCTGCTACGGGAAGTCGGGTTTTCCAGTTCGCCGCAGGGGCTGGACTGGGGATAG
- a CDS encoding YnhF family membrane protein — protein sequence MSTDLKFSLVTTFIVLALIVAGGLTAALH from the coding sequence ATGAGCACCGATCTGAAATTTTCATTAGTGACCACGTTTATTGTCCTGGCTTTAATCGTTGCGGGCGGCCTGACGGCGGCACTGCACTGA